Proteins encoded in a region of the Streptomyces violaceoruber genome:
- a CDS encoding PTS fructose transporter subunit IIABC, producing MSDMITADLVDLDLSADTKQAATRALAERMVALGRVTDLEGFLADVAAREAQMPTGLDGGIGIPHCRSGHVTEPTLAFGRSTAGVDFGAADGPADLIFLIAAPAGADDAHLTILSSLARRLMNAGFTAALRSLGEPAAAAALIRGEEPTPAADTGEDSTEESTEDVVEDTTEETADTGAVSAAASAEAAPGSTGEDSGGPGRPFRIVAVTSCPTGIAHTYMAAESLENAGREAGVEVVVETQGSAGFTRLDPAVIAAADGVILAHDVAVREKGRFAGKPTVDTGVKAAINRPGELIGEVRDRAARGEVTSASPGATPVERGGESGEGYGTKLRKWLMSGVSYMVPFVAAGGLLIALGFAIGGYEINKAPSVMDHFVWTQADSWAALLFQIGGVAFAFLVPVLAGYIAYGMADRPGLVPGFVGGSIALTINAGFLGGLAAGLISGAVVLAIQRVPIPKALRGIMPVVVIPLVSAAVVGFLMFVVIGKPIASAQSGMTDWLNGLSGANAVLLGALLGLMMCFDLGGPVNKVAYTFATAGIAVASPSDSAMKIMAAVMAAGMVPPLAMALATTVRGRLFNAAERENGKAAWVLGASFISEGAIPFAAADPLRVIPSSMVGGAVTGALSMAFGATLRAPHGGIFVVPLIGNPLLYLVAVAAGVCVTTALVIVLKGLRKTVPPAEAQGPGGGADPSSRAPGAKQAVAA from the coding sequence ATGAGCGACATGATCACCGCGGACCTGGTCGACCTCGACCTGTCCGCCGACACCAAGCAGGCGGCGACGCGCGCCCTGGCGGAGCGGATGGTGGCCCTGGGCCGGGTGACCGACCTGGAGGGCTTCCTCGCCGACGTGGCCGCCCGTGAGGCGCAGATGCCGACCGGCCTCGACGGCGGGATCGGCATCCCGCACTGCCGCAGCGGGCACGTCACCGAGCCGACGCTCGCGTTCGGACGCAGCACGGCCGGCGTCGACTTCGGGGCGGCGGACGGACCGGCCGACCTGATCTTCCTCATCGCCGCTCCGGCGGGCGCCGACGACGCCCACCTGACGATCCTCTCCTCGCTGGCCCGCCGGCTGATGAACGCCGGGTTCACCGCCGCGCTGCGCTCGCTGGGCGAGCCGGCGGCCGCCGCCGCGCTCATCCGCGGGGAGGAGCCGACACCGGCCGCGGACACCGGTGAGGACAGCACCGAGGAAAGCACCGAGGACGTCGTCGAGGACACCACCGAGGAGACCGCGGACACCGGGGCGGTCTCGGCGGCGGCCTCCGCCGAGGCCGCCCCGGGCAGCACCGGTGAGGATTCCGGCGGGCCCGGGCGCCCCTTCCGCATCGTCGCCGTCACCTCCTGCCCCACCGGCATCGCGCACACCTACATGGCGGCCGAGTCGCTGGAGAACGCGGGCCGCGAGGCGGGCGTCGAGGTCGTCGTCGAGACGCAGGGCTCGGCCGGCTTCACCCGGCTCGACCCGGCGGTGATCGCGGCGGCGGACGGCGTGATCCTCGCCCACGACGTCGCCGTGCGCGAGAAGGGCCGCTTCGCCGGGAAGCCCACCGTCGACACCGGCGTCAAGGCCGCCATCAACCGGCCGGGCGAGCTGATCGGCGAGGTCCGCGACAGAGCGGCCCGCGGCGAGGTCACCTCCGCCTCCCCGGGCGCGACCCCCGTCGAGCGCGGCGGCGAGTCCGGCGAGGGCTACGGCACCAAGCTCCGCAAGTGGCTGATGTCCGGCGTCAGTTACATGGTCCCGTTCGTCGCCGCGGGCGGTCTGCTGATCGCCCTGGGCTTCGCGATCGGCGGCTACGAGATCAACAAGGCGCCCTCCGTGATGGACCACTTCGTGTGGACCCAGGCGGACAGCTGGGCGGCGCTGCTCTTCCAGATCGGCGGCGTGGCCTTCGCCTTCCTGGTCCCGGTGCTGGCCGGTTACATCGCCTACGGCATGGCCGACCGGCCGGGCCTGGTCCCCGGCTTCGTCGGCGGCTCGATCGCGCTGACCATCAACGCCGGCTTCCTCGGCGGTCTGGCGGCCGGTCTGATCTCCGGCGCGGTGGTGCTGGCGATCCAGCGGGTACCGATACCGAAGGCGCTGCGCGGCATCATGCCGGTGGTGGTGATCCCGCTCGTCTCGGCGGCGGTCGTCGGGTTCCTGATGTTCGTCGTGATCGGCAAGCCCATCGCCTCCGCGCAGTCGGGCATGACCGACTGGCTGAACGGCCTGTCCGGCGCCAACGCGGTCCTGCTCGGCGCGCTGCTCGGCCTGATGATGTGCTTCGACCTCGGCGGCCCGGTCAACAAGGTCGCCTACACCTTCGCCACCGCGGGCATCGCGGTCGCCAGCCCCAGCGACTCGGCGATGAAGATCATGGCGGCGGTGATGGCGGCCGGCATGGTCCCGCCGCTGGCGATGGCCCTGGCCACCACCGTGCGCGGCCGGCTCTTCAACGCCGCCGAGCGCGAGAACGGCAAGGCCGCCTGGGTCCTGGGCGCCTCCTTCATCTCCGAGGGCGCGATCCCGTTCGCCGCGGCCGACCCGCTGCGCGTCATCCCGTCCTCGATGGTGGGCGGCGCGGTCACCGGCGCCCTGTCGATGGCCTTCGGTGCGACGCTGCGCGCCCCGCACGGCGGCATCTTCGTGGTCCCGCTGATCGGCAACCCGCTGCTCTACCTGGTCGCCGTCGCGGCCGGGGTCTGTGTCACCACGGCCCTGGTGATCGTCCTCAAGGGGCTGCGCAAGACGGTGCCGCCGGCGGAGGCCCAGGGACCCGGCGGGGGCGCGGACCCGTCGTCCCGGGCGCCGGGCGCGAAGCAGGCGGTGGCCGCGTAA
- a CDS encoding DUF6227 family protein — MSVPYETAAYEPPESPESPEEHLMRLLGRALNSFELPDETIRLLDCALAHDGSLHSAHHSAGLHRETYRHTWLLADGSALTLWELVHNTAPGSEPQHEVYLDEEELRAAGSRLALPPEAPDFELPVQVQLSPVPAPRHAYVPDASADHARRLLRRAENADRPDADLAARLSTACGHQITQAFGGPGRAGRARVGFSLYEHAFLLRDGVEVSLWEVEHTATPDGRHMCEVYDSEDTARRAMERRAAQVSP, encoded by the coding sequence TTGAGCGTTCCGTACGAGACGGCAGCGTACGAACCACCCGAGTCGCCCGAGTCTCCGGAGGAGCACCTCATGCGGCTGCTGGGTCGCGCCCTGAACTCGTTCGAGCTGCCCGACGAGACGATACGGCTGCTGGACTGCGCGCTGGCGCACGACGGTTCGCTGCACTCCGCGCACCACAGCGCGGGGCTGCACCGCGAGACGTACCGGCACACCTGGCTGCTCGCCGACGGTTCGGCGCTCACGCTGTGGGAGCTGGTCCACAACACCGCCCCGGGCAGCGAGCCGCAGCACGAGGTCTATCTGGACGAGGAGGAGCTGCGCGCCGCGGGTTCCCGGCTGGCCCTGCCGCCCGAGGCTCCGGACTTCGAACTGCCGGTGCAGGTGCAGTTGTCGCCGGTCCCGGCCCCGCGCCACGCCTATGTCCCCGACGCCTCCGCGGACCACGCCCGCAGGCTGCTGCGGCGCGCGGAGAACGCGGACCGTCCGGACGCCGACCTCGCCGCCCGGCTGTCGACGGCGTGCGGGCACCAGATCACCCAGGCCTTCGGCGGTCCCGGCCGTGCGGGCCGGGCCCGGGTCGGCTTCTCGCTCTACGAGCACGCGTTCCTGCTGCGCGACGGTGTGGAGGTCTCCCTGTGGGAGGTCGAGCACACGGCCACCCCGGACGGGCGCCACATGTGCGAGGTCTACGACAGCGAGGACACGGCCCGCCGGGCGATGGAGCGGCGCGCGGCCCAGGTCTCCCCGTAG
- a CDS encoding L,D-transpeptidase has product MTTPDIAKRRVLGACAALVVGALTLTACGGSASADDKQDGKGGAGSADTSVAKLVISAKDGSTGASINSTGVKVSDGKLTDVKMTVAESGAAVPGAVSGDGGSWKPKGQLERGTKYRITARAKDADGRTAAADSVFTTVSSDNSFVGTYTPDGGSTVGVGMPVSFTFDKAITDRKSVQSHISVTSSSGQEVVGHWFGGQRLDFRPEEYWKAGSKVTMKIDLDGVEGANGLYGVQKKTVTFTVGRAQVSTVDANTQTMTVVRDGKTLKSVPISAGSAANPTYNGQMVISEKSEQTRMNGSTVGFGGEYDIPDVPHAMRLSQSGTFIHGNYWYNRGNPPFGAQGTSHGCVGLADAQGAQGDTPGKWFYDNSLVGDVVVVKNSPDDTVAPDNGLNGWNMPWSEWTAQSAA; this is encoded by the coding sequence GTGACAACGCCGGACATAGCCAAGCGGCGCGTACTGGGGGCCTGTGCCGCCCTGGTGGTCGGCGCCCTCACCCTCACCGCCTGCGGCGGGAGCGCCAGTGCCGACGACAAGCAGGACGGCAAGGGCGGCGCCGGGTCCGCCGACACCTCGGTCGCCAAGCTCGTGATCTCGGCGAAGGACGGGTCGACCGGCGCCTCGATCAACTCGACCGGTGTGAAGGTCAGCGACGGCAAGCTCACCGACGTGAAGATGACCGTGGCGGAGAGCGGTGCCGCCGTACCGGGCGCGGTGTCCGGCGACGGCGGCAGCTGGAAGCCGAAGGGGCAGCTGGAGCGGGGCACGAAGTACCGGATCACGGCGCGGGCGAAGGACGCCGACGGCCGCACGGCCGCCGCCGACTCGGTCTTCACGACCGTCTCCTCGGACAACAGCTTCGTCGGCACGTACACCCCGGACGGCGGCAGCACGGTCGGGGTGGGGATGCCGGTGTCGTTCACGTTCGACAAGGCGATCACCGACCGGAAGAGCGTGCAGTCGCACATCTCGGTCACCTCCAGCAGCGGGCAGGAGGTGGTCGGGCACTGGTTCGGCGGGCAGCGGCTCGACTTCCGGCCCGAGGAGTACTGGAAGGCCGGTTCCAAGGTCACGATGAAGATCGACCTGGACGGGGTGGAGGGCGCGAACGGCCTCTACGGCGTGCAGAAGAAGACCGTGACCTTCACCGTGGGCCGCGCGCAGGTCTCCACGGTGGACGCGAACACGCAGACCATGACGGTGGTGCGCGACGGCAAGACGCTCAAGTCGGTCCCGATCTCCGCGGGCAGCGCCGCGAACCCGACGTACAACGGGCAGATGGTGATCTCGGAGAAGTCCGAGCAGACGCGCATGAACGGGTCGACGGTCGGGTTCGGCGGCGAGTACGACATCCCGGACGTGCCCCACGCGATGCGGCTGAGCCAGTCGGGCACCTTCATCCACGGCAACTACTGGTACAACCGCGGCAACCCGCCCTTCGGCGCCCAGGGCACCAGCCACGGCTGCGTCGGACTGGCGGACGCGCAGGGCGCGCAGGGCGACACCCCGGGCAAGTGGTTCTACGACAACTCGCTCGTCGGGGACGTCGTCGTCGTCAAGAACTCCCCGGACGACACGGTCGCGCCGGACAACGGACTCAACGGCTGGAACATGCCCTGGAGCGAGTGGACCGCGCAAAGCGCGGCATGA
- a CDS encoding P1 family peptidase, protein MTVDALTDVAGLLVGHATRTGDGWLTGTTVVLAPEGGAVAGVDVRGGGPGTKETDALDPRNLVQKVQAVVLTGGSAYGLDAASGVMAWLEERGRGVRVGPDPAHVVPVVPAACVFDLGRGGDFRARPDAATGYAAVAAAHASAPGAAVAEGCVGAGTGAVVGALKGGVGTASTVLDSGITVAALVVANAAGSVTDPETGVLYGELFRGGRVEYPAPEVHEAAGRRLAEVAARNAPPPLNTTLAVVATDAGLSKAQAQKLAGTAHDGIARAVRPVHLLSDGDTVFALATGVRPLDAGQPLALNEVLAAGADVVTRAIVRAVRAAEPVDGPGGAWPSYGGLYGRPDGRGV, encoded by the coding sequence ATGACAGTTGACGCATTGACGGACGTCGCCGGTCTGCTGGTGGGGCACGCGACCCGCACCGGGGACGGGTGGCTCACGGGGACGACGGTGGTGCTCGCGCCGGAGGGCGGGGCGGTCGCCGGCGTGGACGTGCGCGGTGGCGGCCCCGGCACCAAGGAGACCGACGCCCTCGATCCGCGCAACCTGGTGCAGAAGGTCCAGGCGGTGGTGCTGACCGGCGGCAGCGCCTACGGACTGGACGCGGCCTCGGGCGTGATGGCCTGGCTGGAGGAGCGCGGGCGAGGCGTGCGGGTGGGGCCCGATCCGGCCCACGTGGTGCCGGTGGTGCCCGCGGCCTGCGTCTTCGACCTGGGCCGCGGGGGCGATTTCCGGGCCAGGCCGGACGCGGCCACCGGGTACGCGGCGGTGGCGGCGGCGCACGCGAGCGCTCCGGGCGCCGCGGTGGCCGAGGGGTGCGTCGGGGCGGGCACGGGTGCCGTGGTCGGCGCGCTGAAGGGCGGGGTGGGCACGGCGAGCACCGTGCTGGACTCGGGGATCACGGTGGCGGCGCTGGTGGTGGCCAACGCGGCGGGTTCGGTGACGGACCCGGAAACGGGGGTGCTGTACGGGGAGTTGTTCCGCGGCGGGCGGGTCGAGTACCCGGCGCCGGAGGTCCACGAGGCCGCGGGACGGCGGCTGGCCGAGGTAGCGGCGAGGAACGCGCCGCCGCCGCTGAACACCACGCTCGCCGTGGTCGCCACCGACGCCGGACTGTCCAAGGCGCAGGCGCAGAAGCTGGCCGGCACCGCGCACGACGGGATCGCGCGTGCGGTGCGGCCCGTGCATCTGCTCAGCGACGGGGACACGGTGTTCGCCCTGGCGACCGGGGTACGTCCGCTCGACGCCGGGCAGCCGCTCGCGCTGAACGAGGTGCTGGCGGCCGGCGCGGACGTGGTGACGCGGGCGATCGTGCGCGCGGTCCGGGCCGCCGAGCCGGTGGACGGCCCGGGCGGGGCGTGGCCGTCGTACGGCGGGCTGTACGGCAGACCGGATGGCCGAGGGGTCTGA
- a CDS encoding low temperature requirement protein A, translated as MSSPSSASAPSGPPPDGHPPVRRLKARHRHESHRAATPLELFFDLCFVVAIAQAGVQLVHAVAEGHAGEGVLNYAMVFFAIWWAWMNFTWFASAYDNDDVLYRVVTLVQIAGVLVLAAGVSRAFEDHDWVAVVIGYLIMRVAMAAQWLRAGRSAAPPESTMARSYSAGVLLCQIGWLGILFLPEDDRGWLFLVMVVLELCVPAYAERKHPSSWHPHHIAERYGLLTIIVLGETIAAATVAVKSGIEENDALGEVLPIAAGGLLIVFAAWWIYFVVPVHSYLRSSRQSFLWGYGHYLVFASAAAIGAGLEVTVEQAVGKAHISAVAAAAAVTLPTAVFLLTVWALHARHFKVGIAEQLVLPTAALLVLGCTFLGAEAVLVAGIVLALTVAAGVALTARRTERERRAAAPAA; from the coding sequence ATGTCCAGTCCCTCCTCCGCGAGCGCGCCCTCGGGGCCGCCGCCCGACGGCCACCCTCCGGTGCGCCGCCTGAAGGCCCGCCACCGGCACGAGTCGCACCGCGCCGCCACGCCGCTGGAGCTCTTCTTCGACCTGTGCTTCGTCGTCGCCATCGCCCAGGCGGGCGTCCAGCTGGTGCACGCCGTCGCGGAAGGGCATGCCGGCGAGGGCGTCCTCAACTACGCGATGGTCTTCTTCGCCATCTGGTGGGCGTGGATGAACTTCACCTGGTTCGCCTCCGCGTACGACAACGACGACGTCCTCTACCGGGTGGTCACGCTGGTCCAGATCGCCGGTGTGCTGGTCCTGGCGGCCGGGGTCTCCCGGGCCTTCGAGGACCACGACTGGGTGGCCGTCGTCATCGGTTACCTGATCATGCGGGTCGCCATGGCGGCGCAGTGGCTCAGGGCGGGCCGGTCGGCCGCGCCTCCGGAGAGCACCATGGCCCGGAGCTACTCGGCCGGCGTGCTGCTGTGCCAGATCGGCTGGCTGGGGATCCTGTTCCTGCCGGAGGACGACCGCGGCTGGCTGTTCCTGGTGATGGTGGTGCTGGAGCTGTGCGTGCCGGCGTACGCCGAGCGCAAGCACCCGTCGTCCTGGCACCCGCACCACATCGCCGAGCGGTACGGGCTCCTCACGATCATCGTGCTCGGCGAGACCATCGCCGCGGCCACGGTCGCGGTGAAGTCGGGCATCGAGGAGAACGACGCGCTGGGCGAGGTGCTCCCGATCGCGGCCGGCGGACTGCTGATCGTCTTCGCGGCCTGGTGGATCTACTTCGTGGTGCCCGTCCACAGTTATCTGAGGTCCAGCAGACAGTCCTTCCTGTGGGGATACGGCCACTACCTGGTGTTCGCCTCGGCGGCGGCGATCGGCGCCGGACTGGAGGTGACGGTGGAGCAGGCCGTGGGCAAGGCGCACATCTCCGCGGTGGCGGCGGCCGCGGCGGTGACCCTGCCGACGGCGGTGTTCCTGCTCACGGTGTGGGCGCTGCACGCGCGGCACTTCAAGGTGGGCATCGCCGAGCAGCTCGTGCTGCCGACGGCCGCGCTCCTGGTGCTCGGCTGCACCTTCCTCGGTGCCGAGGCGGTGCTCGTGGCGGGGATCGTCCTGGCCCTGACCGTGGCGGCCGGGGTGGCGCTGACCGCGCGGCGTACCGAGCGGGAGCGGCGCGCGGCGGCACCGGCCGCCTGA
- the mscL gene encoding large conductance mechanosensitive channel protein MscL encodes MSEKNEPSVWQGFKAFLMRGNVIDLAVAVVIGAAFTKIVNSVVDGVINPLVGAFGTQSLDSYSSCLKGPCTGTGDSATGVRILWGSVLGATLTFLITAAVVYFLMVLPMSKYLARQEARRKAKESAEEVIEVSELEVLKEIRDALIAQRGSGHDRP; translated from the coding sequence GTGAGCGAGAAGAACGAGCCGAGCGTCTGGCAGGGCTTCAAGGCCTTCCTGATGCGCGGAAACGTCATCGACCTGGCGGTGGCGGTCGTCATCGGCGCCGCCTTCACCAAGATCGTCAACTCGGTGGTGGACGGGGTCATCAACCCCCTGGTCGGGGCGTTCGGCACGCAGAGCCTGGACAGCTACAGCTCCTGCCTGAAGGGCCCGTGCACCGGGACCGGCGACAGCGCCACAGGCGTGCGGATCCTCTGGGGATCGGTGCTGGGCGCCACCCTCACGTTCCTGATCACGGCTGCCGTCGTGTACTTCCTGATGGTGCTGCCCATGTCGAAGTACCTGGCCCGGCAGGAGGCCCGCCGCAAGGCGAAGGAGAGCGCCGAGGAGGTCATCGAGGTCTCCGAGCTGGAGGTGCTCAAGGAGATCCGCGACGCCCTGATCGCACAGCGCGGTTCGGGGCACGACCGCCCGTAG
- a CDS encoding S-methyl-5'-thioadenosine phosphorylase, translating to MANKVKAEIGVIGGSGFYSFLDDVTEVRVDTPYGPPSDSLFLGEVAGRRVAFLPRHGRGHHLPPHRINYRANLWALRSVGARQVLGPCAVGGLRPEYGPGTLLVPDQFVDRTRSRPSTYFDGLPMPDGTVPNVVHVSLADPYCPTGRAAALKAARGREWEPVDGGTLVVVEGPRFGTRAESLWHRAQGWSVVGMTGHPEAALARELELCYTSLTLVTDLDAGAESGEGVSHEEVLRVFAANVDRLRGVLSDAVAALPASGERDCPCGAALGGMDPGIALP from the coding sequence ATGGCGAACAAGGTGAAGGCCGAGATCGGCGTGATCGGCGGCTCCGGGTTCTACTCGTTCCTCGACGACGTGACCGAGGTCCGGGTGGACACCCCGTACGGGCCGCCCAGCGACTCCCTCTTCCTCGGCGAGGTCGCCGGCCGGCGGGTCGCCTTCCTCCCCCGGCACGGTCGCGGCCACCATCTGCCGCCGCACCGGATCAACTACCGGGCCAACCTGTGGGCGCTGCGTTCGGTCGGCGCACGCCAGGTCCTCGGCCCGTGTGCGGTCGGCGGCCTGCGCCCCGAGTACGGGCCGGGCACGCTGCTGGTGCCGGACCAGTTCGTCGACCGCACCAGGTCCCGCCCGTCGACCTACTTCGACGGGCTGCCGATGCCCGACGGCACGGTGCCCAACGTGGTGCACGTGTCGCTGGCCGACCCGTACTGCCCCACCGGCCGGGCCGCCGCGCTGAAGGCGGCCCGGGGGCGGGAGTGGGAGCCGGTGGACGGCGGCACCCTGGTCGTGGTCGAGGGGCCCCGTTTCGGGACCCGCGCGGAGTCGCTGTGGCACCGGGCGCAGGGCTGGTCGGTGGTGGGGATGACCGGCCACCCGGAGGCGGCGCTCGCCCGCGAGCTGGAGCTCTGCTACACCTCGCTGACCCTGGTGACCGATCTCGACGCCGGCGCGGAGAGCGGCGAGGGCGTCTCGCACGAGGAGGTGCTGCGGGTGTTCGCGGCGAACGTGGACCGGCTGCGGGGCGTCCTGTCCGACGCGGTGGCCGCACTGCCGGCGTCCGGGGAGCGGGACTGCCCGTGCGGGGCGGCGCTGGGCGGGATGGATCCGGGAATCGCTCTGCCGTAG
- a CDS encoding FmdB family zinc ribbon protein, with the protein MPTYQYQCTECGEGLEAVQKFTDDALTECPNCQGRLKKVFSAVGIVFKGSGFYRNDSRGSSSSSSPASSSSKTASSSSSDSGSSSSSSASSSGSGSSSGSGSSSAGTTAA; encoded by the coding sequence GTGCCGACGTACCAGTACCAGTGCACCGAGTGCGGCGAGGGCCTCGAGGCGGTGCAGAAGTTCACCGACGACGCCCTCACCGAGTGCCCGAACTGCCAGGGCCGCCTGAAGAAGGTCTTCTCGGCGGTCGGCATCGTCTTCAAGGGCTCCGGCTTCTACCGCAACGACAGCCGCGGCAGCTCGTCGAGCAGCTCGCCGGCGTCGTCGTCCTCGAAGACGGCCTCGTCGTCGTCCTCGGACTCGGGTTCGTCCTCGTCGTCCTCGGCGTCCTCCTCGGGATCCGGTTCGTCGTCGGGCTCCGGCAGCTCCTCCGCGGGCACCACCGCCGCGTAG
- a CDS encoding MFS transporter: protein MASTVTRPGYGQLLRTRGAWTFLLPGFAARQPFAMLTLSIVLLVQHTTGSYGVAGAAAAVTGVSMAVFAPYSGRLADRYGQRAVLLPGVLVHTASGLTLTVLALADAPLWALFLAAVPTGASVPQVGPMVRARWAVQLKDSPLMSTAAAFESVTDELTFVLGPLVATALCTAVDPAAGLVTEAALTLVGGLLFAARKSTEPKVGSADGGHARVEHVSALRVPGVRVLIVAFLGIGSVFGGMQVSLAAFTESIGEPGLNGVLYGVFAAGNMISGLACGAIAWKVAPQRRLLVGYAALALTASGLWAAHSVLVLAGLGLLVGMCVAPAIVTGYTLVEDLVPAGARTEAFTWLTGAVALGQAAAVTVAGQLEDRFRDGAGFLVPMGGTVLALAVLVALRSRLATRSHGRTVARGVGHRAPATVD from the coding sequence GTGGCATCCACGGTCACCCGTCCGGGATACGGGCAGCTGCTGCGCACCCGCGGCGCCTGGACGTTCCTGCTCCCCGGCTTCGCGGCACGCCAGCCGTTCGCCATGCTGACGCTCTCCATCGTGCTGCTGGTGCAGCACACCACCGGCTCCTACGGCGTCGCGGGCGCCGCCGCGGCCGTCACCGGTGTTTCCATGGCCGTGTTCGCCCCGTACAGCGGCCGGCTCGCCGACCGCTACGGGCAGCGCGCCGTCCTGCTGCCCGGCGTGCTCGTGCACACGGCGTCCGGGCTGACCCTGACCGTCCTCGCGCTCGCGGACGCGCCCCTGTGGGCGCTGTTCCTGGCGGCGGTACCCACCGGCGCCTCGGTGCCGCAGGTCGGGCCCATGGTGCGGGCCCGCTGGGCCGTGCAGCTCAAGGACTCCCCGCTGATGAGCACGGCGGCCGCCTTCGAGTCCGTCACCGACGAGCTGACCTTCGTCCTCGGCCCCCTGGTGGCGACCGCCCTGTGCACGGCCGTCGACCCGGCCGCGGGCCTGGTCACGGAGGCCGCGCTCACCCTGGTGGGCGGTCTGCTGTTCGCCGCTCGGAAGAGCACCGAGCCGAAGGTCGGCAGCGCCGACGGCGGGCACGCGCGCGTGGAGCACGTTTCCGCGCTGCGGGTCCCCGGCGTGCGGGTGCTGATCGTCGCCTTCCTGGGCATCGGTTCCGTCTTCGGCGGCATGCAGGTGTCGCTGGCCGCGTTCACCGAGTCCATCGGCGAACCCGGTCTCAACGGCGTCCTGTACGGCGTCTTCGCGGCGGGCAACATGATCTCCGGCCTGGCCTGCGGCGCCATCGCCTGGAAGGTGGCCCCGCAGCGGCGCCTCCTGGTCGGCTACGCCGCCCTGGCGCTGACCGCGTCCGGCCTCTGGGCCGCGCACTCGGTGCTCGTGCTGGCGGGCCTCGGCCTGCTGGTCGGCATGTGCGTCGCGCCCGCCATCGTCACCGGCTACACCCTGGTCGAGGACCTGGTCCCGGCGGGTGCCCGCACCGAGGCCTTCACCTGGCTGACCGGCGCCGTCGCGCTGGGCCAGGCGGCGGCCGTGACCGTCGCCGGACAGCTGGAGGACCGGTTCCGGGACGGCGCCGGTTTCCTGGTGCCGATGGGCGGCACGGTCCTCGCGCTGGCGGTCCTGGTGGCGCTCCGGTCGCGGCTGGCGACCCGGTCCCACGGCCGCACCGTCGCACGTGGTGTCGGTCACCGCGCGCCCGCCACAGTGGACTGA